DNA sequence from the Verrucomicrobiota bacterium genome:
TCCAAGAAGGATCATTATAAAAGGAGTCAACTCGCGGACCAATGACCCAAACTTTACGCCTGAAATGCGCTGCATTATAAAAAGGTTTAAGCCGAAGGGTGGCGATAACAATCCGATCATAAGATTGAGAACTACGATTACTCCGAAGTAGACGGGGTCAATTCCGACAGCTGTCATAACCGGAAGGAAAACTGGTACCGCAATCGTTAATACAGCAATCAGCTCCATGAACATACCCATCACAAGGAGAACCACATTAATGATCAGCATGAGTTTGATCGGGTCGTCAGTGACCGATAGCAGGACTTCTTTAAGGGCTTGTGGGAATTGTTCTACAGAGATAAGCCACCCATAGAGCCCTGCAGCTGCAACAATTAGCATGATTGACGCGGTAGAGCTTCCCGCCGCAAACAGTATGGCTGGAATCTGGCGCCATTTTATTTCTCGATTTAGCACCAGACCAATAAGCAAGGAATAGACCACGGCTACGCCTGCAGCTTCGGTCGGACTGAAGACGCCTCCCCATATTCCTCCCAGAATAATAACCGGAAGTAGCAACGCCGGCAGAGACTGCCAGAAGACACGAAACAGTTCCAGAGATGACGGTCGTTGGGATCGGAAGCGGTAGTTTCTCTTGCGAGAAATAAAGGCGATTAATCCCATCATGCTTAAACCCATGATAATCCCTGGAACGATGCCACCGAGGAATAGTTCGGCGATGGATGCCCCGGAAATAACTCCATAAATAACCATAGGAACGCTGGGCGGGATTATGGGGCCAATCGTGGAAGAGGCTGCTGTTACCGCCGCACTAAAAGCGCGGTCATATCCTTCGTCGAACATGGCCTTGATTTCGATCATTCCCAGACCCGAAGCATCAGCAACCGCCGAACCTGACATACCGGAAAACAACATACTCGCCACCACATTCGTATGGCCAAGTCCCCCTGTGATGTGCCCTACCAAGGCATTGGCAAAGCGAAAAATCTGCTGTGTCGCCCCGGACCTGTTCATGACTTCAGCTGCGAGAATGAACAATGGAATAGCAAGCAGTGGAAAACTATCCAGGGTATTGGGTAGCCGCTGTGCGAGGATTAGCACAGGCAAGGTCCCTTTATAAAGAATCAGCGCAAAGCTTGATAGAAGAAGAGATGAGAAAACCGGTACTCCGATCAAGAGGAGAAACAACAGACCACCGATGAGAATTAGCGCTTCCATTCCTGCTTATTCGGGGTCCTCCTTTGAGACCGGCTCGCCTCTCTCCTCCCCTGAAACTGGGCCGGAGTTACTAAAAATAATCCGGGCGGACTTTCCAGAATGGATAAGCGTCCAAAAGGCCATGAGTACCGATCCCACAAAAACGGGTACAGTCATCAGCGCCATGGGGAGGCCGGTAGCTGGCAGCTTCATCCCAGCGATGTTTGGCAAAATCTGAAGCGAGCCAAAGGCAACCACTACCAGAACAAGGGAGGTAGCACTCAACCGAAGAAAGTGAAGGACCGCCTGGCGTTTTGGCACGGTCACCAGATGATCAATAAGATCGATGCCGATGTGATCGTTGTTTCTTGACGACACTGCACCACCAATGAATACCAGGTAAATAAACAACAATCGCGAAAGTTCCTCAGGCCAGGGCAATGGGT
Encoded proteins:
- a CDS encoding TRAP transporter large permease, with the protein product MEALILIGGLLFLLLIGVPVFSSLLLSSFALILYKGTLPVLILAQRLPNTLDSFPLLAIPLFILAAEVMNRSGATQQIFRFANALVGHITGGLGHTNVVASMLFSGMSGSAVADASGLGMIEIKAMFDEGYDRAFSAAVTAASSTIGPIIPPSVPMVIYGVISGASIAELFLGGIVPGIIMGLSMMGLIAFISRKRNYRFRSQRPSSLELFRVFWQSLPALLLPVIILGGIWGGVFSPTEAAGVAVVYSLLIGLVLNREIKWRQIPAILFAAGSSTASIMLIVAAAGLYGWLISVEQFPQALKEVLLSVTDDPIKLMLIINVVLLVMGMFMELIAVLTIAVPVFLPVMTAVGIDPVYFGVIVVLNLMIGLLSPPFGLNLFIMQRISGVKFGSLVRELTPFIMILLGTLLLMVLFPELVLFVPNAMR
- a CDS encoding TRAP transporter small permease, which codes for MKHLENWIHKLVFVCVALLLGLITLLVILQITFRFVLNDPLPWPEELSRLLFIYLVFIGGAVSSRNNDHIGIDLIDHLVTVPKRQAVLHFLRLSATSLVLVVVAFGSLQILPNIAGMKLPATGLPMALMTVPVFVGSVLMAFWTLIHSGKSARIIFSNSGPVSGEERGEPVSKEDPE